In Nomascus leucogenys isolate Asia chromosome 6, Asia_NLE_v1, whole genome shotgun sequence, one DNA window encodes the following:
- the GCNT3 gene encoding beta-1,3-galactosyl-O-glycosyl-glycoprotein beta-1,6-N-acetylglucosaminyltransferase 3, whose protein sequence is MVQRKRLCQQHYLWVLGCYMLLATVALKLSFRLKCDSDQLGLESRESQSQYCRNILYSFLKLPAKRSINCSGVTRGDQEAVFQAILNNLEVKKKREPFTDTHYLSLTRDCERFKAERKFIQFPLSKEEVEFPVAYSMVIHEKIENFERLLRAVYAPQNIYCVHVDEKSPETFKEAVKAIISCFPNVFIASKLVRVVYASWSRVQADLNCMEDLLQSSVPWKYFLNTCGTDFPIKSNAEMVQALKMLNGRNSMESEVPSKQKETRWKYHFEVVRDTLYLTNRKKDPPPYNLTMFTGNAYIVASRDFVQHVLKNPKSQQLIEWVKDTYSPDEHLWATLQRAWWMPGSVPNHPKYDISDMTSIARLVKWQDLEGDIDKGAPYAPCSGIHQRAVCVYGAGDLHWILQNHHLLANKFDPKVDDNALQCLEEYLRYKAIYGTEL, encoded by the coding sequence ATGGTTCAGCGGAAGAGACTCTGCCAGCAGCATTACTTGTGGGTCCTGGGCTGCTATATGCTGCTGGCCACTGTGgctctgaaactttctttcaggTTGAAGTGTGACTCTGACCAGTTGGGTCTGGAGTCCAGGGAATCTCAAAGCCAGTACTGTAGGAATATCTTGTACAGTTTCCTGAAACTGCCAGCAAAGAGGTCTATCAACTGTTCAGGGGTCACCCGAGGGGACCAAGAGGCAGTGTTTCAGGCTATTCTGAATAACCTGGAGGTCAAGAAGAAGCGAGAGCCTTTCACAGACACCCACTACCTCTCCCTCACCAGAGACTGTGAGCGCTTCAAGGCGGAAAGGAAGTTCATACAGTTCCCACTGAGCAAAGAAGAGGTGGAGTTCCCTGTTGCATACTCCATGGTGATTCATGAGAAGATTGAAAACTTTGAAAGGCTACTGCGAGCTGTGTATGCCCCTCAGAACATATACTGCGTCCATGTGGATGAGAAGTCCCCAGAAACTTTCAAAGAGGCAGTCAAAGCAATTATTTCATGCTTCCCAAATGTCTTCATAGCCAGTAAGCTGGTTCGGGTGGTTTATGCCTCCTGGTCCAGGGTGCAAGCTGACCTCAACTGCATGGAAGACTTGCTCCAGAGCTCAGTGCCATGGAAATACTTCCTGAATACGTGTGGGACGGACTTTCCTATAAAGAGCAATGCCGAGATGGTCCAGGCTCTCAAGATGTTGAATGGGAGGAATAGCATGGAGTCAGAGGTACCTTCTAAGCAGAAAGAAACCCGCTGGAAATACCACTTTGAGGTAGTGAGAGACACATTATACCTAACCAACAGGAAGAAGGATCCTCCCCCTTATAATTTAACTATGTTTACAGGGAATGCGTATATTGTGGCTTCCCGAGATTTTGTCCAACATGTTTTGAAGAACCCTAAATCTCAACAACTGATTGAGTGGGTAAAAGATACCTATAGCCCTGATGAACACCTCTGGGCCACCCTTCAGCGTGCATGGTGGATGCCTGGCTCTGTTCCCAACCACCCCAAGTACGACATCTCAGACATGActtctattgccaggctggtcaaGTGGCAGGATCTTGAGGGAGACATCGATAAGGGTGCTCCTTATGCTCCCTGCTCTGGAATCCACCAGCGGGCTGTCTGTGTTTATGGGGCTGGGGACTTGCATTGGATTCTTCAAAACCATCACCTGTTGGCCAACAAGTTTGACCCAAAGGTAGATGATAATGCTCTTCAGTGCTTAGAAGAGTACCTACGTTATAAGGCCATTTATGGGACTGAACTTTGA